A DNA window from Ostrea edulis chromosome 5, xbOstEdul1.1, whole genome shotgun sequence contains the following coding sequences:
- the LOC125651079 gene encoding spidroin-1-like: MLRLLSLACIIACTVADYYPKSYGLMMGGLGGGSIVSGGMIGGGMIGGGFGGGSAAAASAAAAGGAAAAAAAAAAGRGAAAAAAASAASGGVGGFGGWAPTYYLQPSYSYPVYGLMGGGFGGFGGGFGGLGGGSAAAAAAAAAASGAGGFGGGSAAAAAAAAAASGLGGFGGIGGGSAAAASAAAAGGAAAAAAAAAAGQGAAAAAAAAASSGGVGGIGGWAPSYYPVMMGGFRSKKVY, from the exons ATGCTGAGACTTCTATCCCTCGCTTGCATCATTGCCTGCACTGTTGCAGACTACTACCCAAAGTCTTATGGACTTATGATGGGTGGTCTTGGGGGCGGATCTATTGTTAGCGGAGGAATGATTGGCGGAGGAATGATTGGTGGAGGTTTTGGTGGCGGTTCAGCTGCCGCTGCTTCCGCTGCTGCTGCAGGAGGTGCTGCTGCCGCTGCCGCCGCTGCTGCCGCTGGACGAGGTGCCGCCGCTGCTGCTGCCGCCTCTGCTGCCTCTGGTGGTGTTGGGGGATTTGGTGGATGGGCCCCTACATATTATCTACAACCCTCATATAGCTACCCAGTTTATGGATTAATGGGCGGTGGATTTGGTGGTTTTGGAGGTGGATTTGGTGGTCTTGGAGGTGGATCTGCCGCTGCCGCTGCTGCCGCCGCCGCTGCCTCTGGTGCTGGTGGTTTTGGAGGTGGATCTGCCGCTGCTGCTGCTGCCGCCGCTGCTGCATCTGGTCTTGGTGGTTTTGGAGGTATTGGTGGTGGATCAGCGGCTGCGGCTTCCGCTGCTGCTGCTGGAGGTGCAGCTGCCGCCGCTGCCGCCGCTGCTGCTGGACAAGGTGCTGCTGCCGCCGCTGCTGCCGCTGCTTCCTCTGGTGGTGTAGGAGGAATTGGCGGATGGGCTCCTTCATACTATCCAGTTATGATGGGTGGCTTCAGAAGCAAAAAG GTATACTAA